The following proteins are encoded in a genomic region of Sander lucioperca isolate FBNREF2018 chromosome 23, SLUC_FBN_1.2, whole genome shotgun sequence:
- the vopp1 gene encoding vesicular, overexpressed in cancer, prosurvival protein 1 — protein sequence MRKPLCELALTLWLFLECVEAKKYCWYFEGGYPIYFICRSYEDCCGTRCCVRALSIQRLWYFWVLLMMGVLFCCGAGFFVRRRMYPSPLRDDPAFNVSFTRHPVSTPVSQQPGGMQGFGVNGMTGGDTGVTMTHPAQPGSTHMMMGAYPPPPSYCNHPPPSYEQIFQNNVKK from the exons TGTGTAGAAGCCAAGAAGTACTGCTGGTATTTTGAAGGTGGATACCCCATCTACTTCAT atGTCGCTCCTATGAGGATTGCTGTGGGACTCGCTGCTGTGTGAGAGCCCTGTCCATCCAGAGACTATGGTACTTCTG GGTGCTGCTCATGATGGGAGTATTGTTCTGCTGTGGTGCTGGCTTCTTTGTCCGCAGAAGGATGTATCCATCCCCTCTGAGAGATGACCCAGCTTTCAACGTCTCCTTCACCAGGCACCCTGTCAGCACACCAG TTTCCCAGCAGCCAGGGGGTATGCAGGGCTTTGGGGTCAACGGGATGACAGGTGGCGACACAGGGGTTACCATGACACACCCGGCACAGCCTGGCTCCACCCATATGATGATGGGCGCCTACCCTCCACCTCCGTCCTACTGCAACCACCCGCCTCCGTCCTACGAACAAATATTTCAAAACAACGTCAAGAAGTAA